GAGCAGGCCGGCACTCATGGACCCGGAGGTGTCCAGGACGACGCCGAAGGTGCAGCGGGCGATCTCCTCGGGCGGGAAGTAGCGTCCGGCGCGCGGGATTTCGGGGGTAGAGGCCTGCCGGCGCGAGGGCCGGGCGTAGGTCCGCACCGGTTCCGGGCGGGGCACGAACTCGTCGAACCAGCGGGCGAGTCGGGCGTCCCAGGGCAGCGGCGGATGGCTGAGCGCGCGGATCTCCTGGACCAGGCCGCCGGGCAGGAAGCCGCGCTCGTGCTGCTGGTGCAGGTCCAGGCCCTGGCACAGGCCCCGGCGGTACAACTCGTCGAGGTCGACGTAGTCACCGGGTGCGCCGAGCGGGGCGCCGAGGACGTCGCCGACGCCCTTGCCGCGCAGGGTGGCGAGACGGCGCATCCGGCGCAGGTCGCCGGCGATCCGGTCGTAGACCTCCTCGGCGGACAGGCCCGTCATCTCCTGGTCGTACAGCAGTCCTTGGGGCATCTCGCCGACCTGCATCTCGCGCAGCCAGCCGTTGATGACGTAGTCGCAGGCGACGTTGAACAGGTAGGGGTCGCGGGTGCCGCAGCGGTCGCCGTGGCGCAGGGCGGCGTGCAGCATCTCGTGGGCGAGGATGAACCGCCATTCCTCGGGCTCGAACTGGCGCAGCGGGTTGATGTAGATCTCGCCGGCCTCCGCGTTGACGGCGGCCACCGCGATGCCGTGGGCGCGGGCGAGTTCGGCGTCGGCGACCAGCTTGATGCCGGCCGCGATGCCGCCGAGCAGCGGGTAGGAGGTGATGAACCACTCCAGCGCCCACTGCCAGGGCCGCTTCTTGACGGGCTCGCCGACCATGGAGTCGCGGCGGCCGCCCGCCATGTCCATCGCGGTGGAGACGGTCCGGGTGAGCGCGGTGGCGAAGGCCAGCTGGTGGTCCGGAGGGGATCCGTACCAGCTCGTCCACTCCACGAGGAGCTGGTCGGGCTCAGGGCCTGCCGTGCCGCAGCGCTCGTACGCGGCCGGGACGCCGTCGCGCCGCCAGGGCGCGGCGAGCTGCTCCTCGTCGCCGGCCGGGTAGGTCAGCGGCAGGTCCTCCGGGGCCTTGCCGACGGGGAAGGTGAGCAGGAAGCGGTTGACGGCGACGCACCGTGCCGCGAGGTCGGCGCGGTCGGGCTGCACGGGCACGCCCTTCCTGGAGGGGACGTGGCCGAAGCCGAGGTGCAGGACGGCGTGCGCGATCGCCCAGGCCCAGGTGGCGGGTTCGGCGAGCCGGGCGGGGTGGACGTGCAGGACGCCGTCGGAGTCGACGCGAAGAAGTCCGTCGCGCGGGGCCTGTTCGCAGCTCTCGTGGCGGCAGACGGTGAACTCCACGGCGGCGAGTGCCGGGTTGGCGCGCACCAGCCGCAGCCCCTCGGCGAAGGCCTCCGCCGCGAGGTCCCGCTTCTTCTGCCCCTTGCCGCCCTTCTGGCCGCCGCCGCGGCTCATCGCCGCGCCTCGACCAGCCGGGGCATGTCGCGCGCGGCCTCCACCAGGAACCAGGCCGGCAGTACGGGATTGCCGTCGGTGTCGGAGGCGATGACGCTCTGGGCGACCTCGACGGAGATCTCCGCGAGCTGCACCAGCAGCGACTTGGCGCGGTACGCGGTCTGCCGGGCGGCCGCCGACATGTGGTCCTTGCTGACCGGCAGTTCCTTGATCAGACGGCCGCGGAAGGACTCGGCGAGGTAGTAGAGCAGATCACGGTCCTGCATACCGTGCGGCCAGCCGGCGTCGCCCTTGATGATCGCCTCGATGCCGTACTGGCTGCGCACGATCTTGACGTAGCCGCAGAACGCGGTGGCGTGCGTCGGCGTCAGCGTGCCGTGCGCCAGGACCTTCAGGGTCTCCTCGTCGAGGTCGCGGCCGAAGGAGTGCAGCGCGTCGGAGAGCATGTGCCAGGAGCGGGGCGTGGAGAACGGCTCCTCGGTCTTCGGCGGCTTGGACCACAGGTGGTCGGGGCGGTCGGTGAGGTGGTCCAGGATCCACGGGTGGATGCCGTTGTTCGCGGCCCAGGTCAGCCAGTCCTTGGCGGACGCCTCCAGGTGGACGTGGGTGAGCCGGTTGACCAGCGCGGACGCTATGGGCCGGGCGAGGGCGTTGTCGGTGGCGCGGTTGCCGGCGCCGATGACGATGGAGCCCTTCGGCAGTTCGTAGTTGCCGATACGGCGGTCCAGGATCAGCGAGTAGAACGCCTTCTGCACATCGGGCGTGGCCGCGTTCAGCTCGTCCAGGAACAAGCAGTACGGCTCGTCGCGGGCGATGGCCTCCGGCGGGCAGAACACCGAGCGTCCGTCGCGGATCTGCGGCACGCCGATCAGGTCCTCCGGCGCGAGCTGCGTACCGAGCAGACTCACGCACTCCAGCCCGAGCGACGCGGCGAAGTCCCTGACGAGGGACGACTTTCCGATGCCGGGGGCGCCCCAGATGAACACGGGCCGCACGGTGGCGAGGCCGAGGAGCAGTTCGGGGATACGGGTGGGCGTGACGGTGACTGCAGCCTGCAACGCAGAGGCTCCCCTCTTTGCGCCTAAACCGGCGCCGCTCTCGCGGATGTGGTTGCTGTCCGTCGAGGTTCTCAATTGATGGTTGCGCTCGTCATTCGATTTTCAGGCGGCCCGCTCCTGCGGTTCCGCCTCCACCGGCACCTGCGGCCCGTTCGCCTCGCGCAGCCAGCGCCGCAGCACCCGGTGCACCTGCTCGGCGCCGACGAGGTCCTGCCCGTCGTCCACGGGCGCGGACAGGGCGACGGGAGACAGTAGGAACGGCCTGCCCTGCGCGCCGCCGAGCCCGCCGTGCGAGCCGATCTGCTCCTCGAAGGCGAGCACCTCGCCGTCGGCCGGGTCGTAGGCGGAGTTGACCATGATGTCTGCGGTGCTCGGGAAGGAGTGCGTGCGGCGTACGGCGTCGGCGGCGCCCGGTCCGAAGACCTCCAGCGGGCCCGGATCGTCGTCCAGCCGGTCCAGGGGGATCTCGGCGCCGTACGCGCCGAGCACGACCCCGCCGTGCCGCTCGCTGCGCACCAGCAGGAAGCCGATGCCGGGGTGGTTGGCGAGGGTGGTGAGCAGCGCCGGGTGGCGGGCGTCGATCTCCTCCTTGGTCATCCGGTGCGGCACGTCCGGGAAGGACACCAGGCCGAGATTGCCCGAGGCCAGCACGATCGGCTCGGAGCGGCGGCGCGAGGGGCGGTGCTGCTCGCCGCCCTCCTCGACGGGGCGGCGCAGCGCGGCGCGCACGGCCGCGCGGGCCTCGGCGCCGCTGTGGGTGCGCCGTGCCCTGCGCGGCACGGGCAGCCCGCAGCCGGCCCGCACCAGGTCGCCGAGGCCGAGGCCGTAGCGGGCGCGGAAGGTCTCGCCGGGGCTCTGGCCGTGGTCCGACAGCACCACGAGCCGGTACGGCCGCGGCGCGTGCTCGGCGGCCTTCTCGATCAACGCCAGCGCCCGGTCGAGGCGTTCGAGGACCTTCTCGACGTCGCGGCCGAACGGCCCGGAGTGGTGCGCGACCTCGTCGTACGCCACGAGGTCGGCGTAGACGGCGGTGCGGCCGGCGAACATGTCGCCCATGACCGCGGCGACGACGACGTCCCGTTCGACGACGGTCGCGAAGGCCCGCACGAACGGGTAGAGACCGCCGCGGGAGACCCTCGGCCTGGCCTTGCGTGCGCGGGCCCGGGTCGCCTGGCCGATCTCCCGGCCGACCTCGGCGATGAAGGACAGGGCGGTGCGCACGGCGTTGGCCGGGTCGGAGAAGTAGGCGAAGTAGCCCGCGCGGGAGCGGTTGCGGCGGTCGCGCCGCTTGGTGGCGATGGACAGCACCAGGGCCTGCTCGTCGGCGCCGCCGCTGAAGAGGTTGCCGCGGCTGGCGCCGTCGGCGGTGAGCAGTCCGCCGTCGCCGGTGCGGTCGATGGCGCGGCGCTGGAGCTCGGCGGCGCTGGTGGGACGGTTGCAGACCATCACCTCGCGGGCCGCCTTCTCGTACCAGCGGAAGGCCGGGACGTCGTGGTTGCTGCCGTGCAGGATGCCGAGCTGGCTTGCGCCGGTCTGGCTGGACCAGTCGGTGCGCCAGGCGGTGAGCCGGTGGGTGGGGCGCCGGCCCGCACCGGCTCCCTCCCCGAGCCAGCGGGCGACGGTGGGCATCAGGCCCTTGCCCACGGCGGCGAGCAGGAGGTCGTGGCCGACGCCGTCGAGCTGCATGAAGACCGTGCCGGGGCTGGAGGGGCCGGGCGGCAGGGCCCGGCGCCGCCGGTCGGCGAGTCGGTACAGCCGGCGCCGGTAGGCGTCGTCGTCACGAACGGCCAGGGCACCGCCGGTGGCGGAGGCGACGGCGGACATCACGGCGGCCACGATGACGGCGGTCTCTGGGGCGGCCTCACTGTCGCCGGAGGGCACCAGGCGCAGGGCGACGATGAGCAGCGAGCCGTTCAGGAAGAACACCAGCAGGCCGAGCACGAGCGCGGGCACGAGCAGCAGCAGCCGTACGAGCAGGGGCCAGACGAGCGCGGAGAGCAGACCGAAGGCACCGGCGCCGAGGGCCGCGGTCATGGCGAGCCGGGTGGTGCTCTCGTCGTCGGCCGACTGGAGCTGGAAGTCCGGCAGGATCCCGGCGAGCACGAGCATGGTGACGGTCGAGACCGCCCACACGGCCACGCTCCGCCCGACCTGACTGGCAACCCGCCGCCAACGCCCACGCACGCCCAGCCCACCTCACGTCCGGCCCACCGCCCCGAAACGGGCCTTTACGCCCCCAGCCTCGCACAACGCCGGGTTCGGCAGCGCCCCTGAAAGGGGCGCGGAGAACTGCGCGACCAGCCCCGACGGCGCCGCAGCCGAAACACGACACGACCCGGCGCCACAGGGGACCCGCCTATCGGCCGTCGTACCCCGCCGTGGGCATCGACAGCCGCCGATGCACCCGGGCCTTCATCTGCGCGTCGTACAACGGCTCGGCCCGCCCCACCGTCTCCACCCGCACCCCGCGCCGGGCGCACTCCGCGGTGAACTCCTCGACGGACGACAGCGCGCTCTCCAGCACCCTCCGGCTGGGCGCCACGAACAGATCGAGGCCGGGCCGCACGCCCTCCCACAGCACGCTGTGGTCCGCCCGCAGCCCCCGTACGAGGAGCTCACGCGCGACAAAGTACCCGTGCTCGGCGGCCCAGCGCGTGCACATGGCGTGCTGGCTGCGGGAGTCCACCAGGAAGGGGTCGGCGTCCAGCTCTTCGAGCGGCGTCAGACTGGCGATCGCCGTGACGCGCACTATGGATGGCCCCATGGCGTCCCCCCTCACCTCCGGATTTCGCCGCCGACCCTACTCCAGCCCGTACGCTTCGGGGAGTCGCGCGAAGGAGGCAAAGAAGTGCCGGTGGAGATCACCTGGTGGGGTCACGCCACCTGCACGGTCGAGGACTCGAACGTGCGCATCCTCACCGACCCTCTGTTCGCACGCCGGCTCGCGCACCTGCGCCGACGCCGGGGTGCGCTCCCTGCGCCCGACTCCCGGCGCGCCGATGTCGCCGTCGTCTCCCACCTCCACGCCGACCACCTGCACGTTCCCTCACTCGCCGGGCTGCCCGAGGACACCCGCCTGCTCGTGCCCCGGGGTGCGCCGGGCGCGGTCCCGGGTCTGCGCCGGCTCACCCATCTACGGGTGACCGAGATGGCGCCCGGCGATGTGACGACGGTGGGCGGCGTGGCCGTACGGGCCGTTCCGGCGCGGCACGACGGGCGGCGGCTGCCCGTCGGACGGCACCGCTCCCCCGCCCTCGGCTATGTCATCGAGGGCCAGGTACGCACGTACTTCGCCGGGGACACCGGCCTGTTCGACGACATGGCGGAGGAGGTCGGGCCGGTCGACGTGGCGCTGCTGCCGGTGGGCGGCTGGGGGCCGTATCTCGGGGAGGGGCACCTGGACGCGGGGCGTGCTGCGGAGGCGCTGGCCCGGCTCGCGCCGCGCAGTGCGGTGCCGGTGCACTACGGCACCTACTGGCCGATCGGCATGGACGCCGTGCGCCCCCATGAATTCCATGCGCCCGGCGATGAGTTCGCGCGCCTCGCGGCGGAGCGCACGCCCGGCGTATCGGTGCACCGGCTCGCGCACGGCGAGAGTGTGCGCCTGGAGGTGGCCAGGTGACGGTGCTGGCCGCCGCCACGACGACGGTGACGCCGGAGTCGACGCAGCAGGCGATCGGCTATCCCACCCTGTTCCTGCTGGTGCTGATCGGGGCGCTGGTGCCGATCGTGCCGACGGGGGCGCTGGTCAGTTCCGCGGCGGTGGTGGCGTTCCACCAGACGGCGCCGTTCTCGCTGGCGCTGGTGTTCGTGACGGCGTCCACGGCCGCGTTCCTGGGCGATGTGACGCTGTACTGGCTGGGCCGGCGCGGCCTCGGCTCGAAGAACGGTTCGCGCTGGCTGGAGGCGATCCGCTCCCGTGCGCCGGAGGAGCGGCTCGCACAGGCCCAGGAGAAGCTCGCCGAGCACGGGGTGGCGGTGCTGGTGCTGTCCCGGCTGGTACCGGCGGGCCGGCTGCCGGTGATGCTGGCCTGTCTGCTGGCGGAGTGGACGATGCGACGGTTCGCGCGGGGGAACCTGCCGGCCTGTCTGGCGTGGGCGGTGACGTACCAGCTGATCGGGATCCTCGGTGGTTCGCTGTTCAGCGAGCCGTGGGAGGGCGTGGTGGCGGCGGTCGCGCTGACCGTGCTGATCAGTGTGGCGCCGAGTCTGTGGCGGCGGGTTCGCTCCGCCAAGTGAGCCGTGGCATCGGTAGCCTGCTGCGAGCTGTGGATCGGGGGAGCTGGGCGTGGAGAACATCCTGTCCGTGGCCATCGGGGCTGCGATCGGCGTCATGGGGGTCGCATTCGGCTCCTGGTTCACTGCCCGTCGCCAGGACCGTATGTGGCTGCGAGAGCAGAAGCTGAAAGCCGGGGTCGCCTTCAACACGGCCGCGACCCAGCTCATCGACCACCTGCGCGAAACGCAGCTGAGTCACGACGGTGCCGGCGCCAACGAGCTGGCAGGCCGGATGCAGGAGGCCCGGTCGGCCCTCTACCTGCTGTGCGCCGAGGAGACCACCGAGCTCGCCGAGGCTCTCGCGCGTCGGGTGTGGAGCTCCCGGCCCAGCGGGGGCAGGGACGACCGCAGGGCCGAGCACATGGAGACGCTGGACCTGCTTCGCCGCTTCACCCATCAGCTCAGGCGAGAGATCGCCGGGACCTAGTGCCTAGGCGCGCAGTTCTCCGCGCCCCGGGGCGGGCCTCCGGTCCGTCCGCTCCTTCAGCACGCGTGATCCTCCTACCGGCAGGTCCCACAGGTCCTCCCGGTCCAGGCCCGCCTTCTCCCATGCCGCCCGCACCCTCGTGAGCGGCTCCAGGACCGGCTCCGCCGACAGGACGAACGTCGCCCAGTGCATGGGTGCCATCCGCCGCGCGCCCAGGTCCTGAGCCGCCCGTACCGCCTCCTCCGGGTCGCAGTGGACGTCGCTGAGCCACCAGCGGGGGTCGTAGGCGCCGATGGGGAGCAGGGCGAGGTCGATGTCCGGGTAGCGCTCGCCGATGCGGGTGAACCAGTGGCCGTAGCCGGTGTCGCCGGCGAAGTACACGCGCTGTCCGTCCGGCGCGGTGAGCACCCAGCCGCCCCACAGGCTGCGGCAGGTGTCGACGAGGGTGCGCTTGGACCAGTGGTGGGCCGGCACGAAGTCGAAGCGGACGCCGGACAGTTCGGCCGCCTCCCACCAGTCCAGCTCGGTGACCTGCGTGAACCGCCGCCGCCGGAACCAGCCCGCGAGGCCGGCCGGCACGAACACGGGGGTGTCGCGCGGGAGTCGGCGCAGGGTGGGGGCGTCCAGGTGGTCGTAGTGGTTGTGGCTGACGACGACCGCGTCCACGCGCGGCAGGGCGCTCCACGCGACGCCGACGGGGGTGATCCGGGCCGGCGTGCCGAGGATCCGGCGCGACCAGACCGGGTCGGTGAGCACGGTCAGCCCGCCGATCTGCACGACCCAACTGGCGTGCCCCGCCCAGGAGACGGCGACCGTGTCGGCGCCCACGCGGGGCACCGGGCCGGGCTCGAAGGGCAGGAGCGGGATGTCGGCGAGGCCCTCGCGGCCCGGACGTACGGCGCCCTCGCGGGCGAAGCGGGCGAGGGTCTTGATGCCGGGCAGCGGGGCGGTGAGCCGGTCGTGGAAGGAGCGGGGCCACACCCGGCGTTCGCCCAGCGGGCGGGGGGCGGCGAGGGGAGGGATCGGGGTCGCGAGGGGGGATGGGTGGCCCGTCGGATCGCCGGTTTCCTGGGCGGTCGTGCTCGCGGTGGTCTTGTGCTTCGCGGTGGCCTTGTGCGTCGTGGTGGCCGTTCGCCCGGTGGTCGACTCGGACTGCTGCGTCATCGAGGAGGCTCCCGTCGCTGAGCTTCGTCGCGGAGATCGTCGAAGACCGACCTCATGTGGATCAACGCGCGTTGCACGTGTGGCAGTTCCAACGGCGAGGGGGAGGCGATGCATTCCGCGCGCTCCTCGTCGGTGCCCGCCAGCAGCGCGCCGGTGGACAGCCGTACGCGCAACGCCGCGAGGTCGTCGCCGAAGCGGTGCCCGCCCGGCGCGGGCATGCCGAGCCGCGCGGCGAGGAAGTCCTCCAGGTCCTGCGCGTCGCCCACGCCGTGCGAGGACAGCCCGGCGCGCAGGGGACCGAGGTCGACGTACAGGTGCCGGCCGGCCTGCGGGGGCCGGGACAGGGCGCCGGCTCCCACTGCGGCTGCGTGCGCGGCGGCCGCCACGCGCGCGTGCAGCCGTACGGCGGCGCCGATCCGCGCGGTGACGGTCTCCGGCTCGGCGAGCGCGTACCCGGCGGCGAGGGCGACCGGGCCGGCGACGCGGGCGCCGAGTGCGGTGAGCACGTCCAGCACGCGCGCGTGGAGGCCGTTGCCGGCGTTGTGCGCGGGGAACCGGGCGACCGCGGCGGGCCAGCCCGGCGGGAGGTGGGCGCCGGCCAGGTCGGTGACGACGGTGACCTGCTCGGGCAGCATCTCGGCGGGGCTGACCAGCACGGTGTCGTGCGGCGCGTGCACGGTGTCGCGCCAGGTCTCGTCGCTCACCAGGTGCAGGCCCTCGCCGGTGGCGGCCTCCACGGTCTCGTGCAGCACCTCGGGCGGGGCGACGGTGGCGGTGGGGTCGTCGGCGACGGACAGCACGAGCAGCCGTGGGTCACCGCCCTCGTCACGGACCCGGCGGACGGTCTCCAGAAGGGCGTACGGATCCGGGACGCCGCCGCACTCGGCCGGGGTCGCCACGTGGAAGACGGGCCGGCCCAACAGACGTGCGTACGGCGCCCACCAGGCCGCGCAGGGCCGCGGCACGAGGACGTCGCCGCCGAGCGCGAAGGTCAGGCCGAGCAGCAGGGCGGGGGCGCCGGGGCCGGCCACCGCCTGCTCGGGCTCGGTCGGCAGTCCGCGCCGGCCCCAGTAGCCGCACGCGGCCTCCAGCAGGGCGGTGCCACCGCCGACCGGCTCGCTCTCGGCGCGGCCCGCTGCGGCGGCGAGCACGGCCGCGATCTCGGGCAGTACGGGCAGTCCGTCGTCGGGGAGCGGCGGCCCGTAACGGACGGGGCCGTGGCCTTCGGGGTCCGTCCGGCGCATCCGTGCCTCCGCTGTGCCTGGTGCCGTGGTGGGTCTGGTCGACGTCGTCCGATGCTCCGTGCGGGCTGGTGGGGGGTGGGGGTCGTGGGGTCTAACGGTCCGGGGGCGACGTGCGGTGCATCGTGTGTCTCCGCGCTTCGCCTACCCAGCGTGGCGCAACTGCATGGGTGGCCGCCGGGGTTGCGCGGGTCGCGGAGCGGCCGTACGCCTCAGTCCTCCGGGGTGGTCGTCCTGCGACGCAGCCGGTACGCCGCGCCTGAGAACGCACCCGCGATCAGTACGCCGCCGGCCACCAGCGCGGGGACGGAGTCGGTGAAGGTGCCGCCGGTGCCGGCCTGCACACCGTGCTGGTCGGTCGCGCCTGCGCAGTCCTCCGCTCCGGGTTCCTTCTTGCCGGCTCCGGTGTCCCACTCGGGTGCGATTCCGCTCGCGTCGGTTCCACCGGCGTCGGTTCCTCCGGTCTCGCCGGCACCGCTCCCGCCGGTGTCCGTGCCGCCGGTGTCGAGCCCTTCCTCGCCGAGTCCCCCGGTGTCGGTCCCGCCGAGTCCTCCCGTCCCTTCGGTTTCGGCGCCGTCCCACCCGGGTTCGGCCTTTCCGGCCTCCGACTCGGCCGCGTAGGGCTCGGTCTTTCCGGCTCCGGTCCAGTCGGAGTCGGGGTCCTTGCAGGTGTGGCCACCGCCGGTGCCGCCGCTGCCGCTGCCGCCCTGGTGGCCCCCGCTCTCCTCACCCTTGCCGCCCGCGTCGCTCCCCTTGCCGCCGCCGGAGTCGCTCGCGCTCAGGTCGCTGACACCGGAGTCGGTCAGAACGGAGTCGGTGGCATCCGAGTCAGTCGGATCGGAGTCGGTCGGATCGGAGTCACTGCCACCGCCCACGCTCCCGGCACCACCGCTCCCGGTACCACCGCTCTCCCGCGCCACCGTGAACGTCGCGCTCCACTCCTTGCCCTCGCCGCCGCCCACTGCCGGGCAGGTCCCGTCGACCGTCCAGTCGGACTCGGCTCCGGCCGCGTCCGGGTCGCCCTCGAAACTCTCGGCCGGGGGGACCCGGGCGCTGCCGCGGTACACGGCCCCGGCGGCCTTCTCGCCCGTGCCGGAGACCCGTTTCAGCTCGACGGTGCCTTCCTCGAACGCCTGCGAGGTGGCCTGGAGGGTGGCGGGCGCGGACCCGTCGAGGGCGTCGCAGGTGACCGAGACGGTGACGCTGCCGCCCGGCGCGACCGTGCCCGGACTGACCTCCGCGGCCGGGTCCGCGGAGGCGGCCGAGGCGGGGGCGCCCAGGGCGACACCCGTCAGAGCGGCGACGGACAGGGCGCGGGCGGTGCGGCGCATGGGGTGGACTCCTTCGGCCGACGGCTGCGGGGGAACGGCGGTCGTGCCCCCGCAGCCATGACAGCCCGCCCGCGGCCCGGGCGCGCGCGGCCGGACCCCATTCGCGGGATCGGGGAGGGCCGAGCGGGTGACACGACACGCCCCGACGAGCCCGCTCGCCTCTCCCGTCCTGGAGCCGGCCGAGTCCTCTACGCCCCCACCCCCGACTCGCCCCACCCGCTCAGTTCAACAACGCCGCCAGATCCCGCTCGAGCCCCCGCCCGCGCCTGCTGACCACCCCGGCCGCGACGTCCGCCAGCTTGCGGTTCGTGCCCTGTGAGATGCGGCGGAGTACGCCGAACGCGGCGTCGGCGTCGCAGCCGAGTACGTGCATGACGATGCCGCAGGCCTGGTCGACTACGGGACGGGAGCGCAGGGCGGCGCCCAGGTGGTCCAGCTCGGTGAGCGCGGCGCGGTAGGAGCGGTCGCGGACGAGACAGCTCGCGGCGAATTCCCCGAGCGCGTGCACGGGGCCGTGCCGGGCGTCGTCCAGGGCGCCCGGACGGAAGCTGTAGAGGCTCAGCGTCACCGTCAGGCCGGACCGGCGGAACGGCAGCGTGACGCTGGAGCGCACGCCGGAGTCGAGCGCCAGGGCGCGGTACTCGGGCCAGCGCTCGTCGTGCAGCAGGTCGGCCGAGTCGACGGGCTCACCGCGTTCCAGGGCGGCCGGAATGGGTCCGTCCCCGGAGCGGAGCTGCACGGCGACGAGCCCGGCCAGGTCGGGGTGGGTGACGGCGGCGGGCCGGTCGGCGCCCGCCTCGGCCACCGTACTGCTGGCGCCGCAGCAGTCGGCGGTGCAGCGCGCGGCCTGTTCGGCGAGGGCCGACAATCTGCGCCCGGGAAGGGCGGCTTCGGCGGACTCGTCTCCCCAGTGACCCACACGGTCGCGAGCGGGCATCGTCAACTCCTCCTTCTTTTCTGCGCGTTCCCGGTCCCGGCCGGGGAAAACGGTCGTGGAGCGACCAGGAACCGGTTGGATCCCCGCTGCCCCGCAACGTGTCGCCGCGAGCTAGGTTCATGCCCATGGAGAAGACGGACGGATTCGGTGAGGAGCTCGCGGATTTCGTACGCCGCGTCGCGGAACTGAAGGCGGCGCGGTCCGTGACGGGAGAGGACCTGCCGACGGTCCTCGACGCGGCCATCTTCGAACTCGACCATGTCGCCGATCAGTTGTGGCCGTGGTACGAGCGGCTGTCCTCGGCCGGGCTGCCGCGTACGGCCTCCGCCGACCGTCAGGAGCAGCATCTGCTCCGGGCGGTGTTCCAGCAGTTCCCGCTCCCGGTCGCGCTGGTGGACCGGGAGGCGGTGGTACGCCGGCTGAACCTCGCGGCGACCGCTTTCACCGGTGTCCGCTCGGGCCATGCGACGGGCCGCCCGCTGTCCGGCCTCCTCGCGCACGCCGACCGGGCCGCGTTCCGTTCCCAGGCCGCCGCCGTGGCCCGCGGCGAGGGCGACCGCAGTCTGACCGTGCATCTCCAGCAGCGTCCGTCGGCCCCCGTCCACGCGACCCTGACCGCCGTACGTCCGAGCGGGGAGCCGCACCCCACGGTCCTGGTGGTGATGCAGCCCGGCGCGCTCGGGGCACTCGAACCGCCTGCCCGGCCGGCCCCGCAGGCGACCCGGGTCCCCGACCTGGCCGAGACGACCCGGCACGCGACCCTGATGGATCTGCTGGACGAGATGACGACGGCCCTGCTGACCGCACCGCGCGGCGACCGCGAGTCCGTGCTGCGGCGGGCGGCCC
The DNA window shown above is from Streptomyces chartreusis and carries:
- a CDS encoding DUF2201 family putative metallopeptidase; protein product: MSRGGGQKGGKGQKKRDLAAEAFAEGLRLVRANPALAAVEFTVCRHESCEQAPRDGLLRVDSDGVLHVHPARLAEPATWAWAIAHAVLHLGFGHVPSRKGVPVQPDRADLAARCVAVNRFLLTFPVGKAPEDLPLTYPAGDEEQLAAPWRRDGVPAAYERCGTAGPEPDQLLVEWTSWYGSPPDHQLAFATALTRTVSTAMDMAGGRRDSMVGEPVKKRPWQWALEWFITSYPLLGGIAAGIKLVADAELARAHGIAVAAVNAEAGEIYINPLRQFEPEEWRFILAHEMLHAALRHGDRCGTRDPYLFNVACDYVINGWLREMQVGEMPQGLLYDQEMTGLSAEEVYDRIAGDLRRMRRLATLRGKGVGDVLGAPLGAPGDYVDLDELYRRGLCQGLDLHQQHERGFLPGGLVQEIRALSHPPLPWDARLARWFDEFVPRPEPVRTYARPSRRQASTPEIPRAGRYFPPEEIARCTFGVVLDTSGSMSAGLLGKALGAIASYAEARDVPAARVVFCDAGPYDAGYVPVTDIAGRVRVRGRGGTVLQPGIDLLLRADDFPPGAPVLVITDGWCDVLRVRREHAYLIPPGRRLPFTPRGPVFRVS
- a CDS encoding ATP-binding protein is translated as MQAAVTVTPTRIPELLLGLATVRPVFIWGAPGIGKSSLVRDFAASLGLECVSLLGTQLAPEDLIGVPQIRDGRSVFCPPEAIARDEPYCLFLDELNAATPDVQKAFYSLILDRRIGNYELPKGSIVIGAGNRATDNALARPIASALVNRLTHVHLEASAKDWLTWAANNGIHPWILDHLTDRPDHLWSKPPKTEEPFSTPRSWHMLSDALHSFGRDLDEETLKVLAHGTLTPTHATAFCGYVKIVRSQYGIEAIIKGDAGWPHGMQDRDLLYYLAESFRGRLIKELPVSKDHMSAAARQTAYRAKSLLVQLAEISVEVAQSVIASDTDGNPVLPAWFLVEAARDMPRLVEARR
- a CDS encoding phage holin family protein, translated to MWAVSTVTMLVLAGILPDFQLQSADDESTTRLAMTAALGAGAFGLLSALVWPLLVRLLLLVPALVLGLLVFFLNGSLLIVALRLVPSGDSEAAPETAVIVAAVMSAVASATGGALAVRDDDAYRRRLYRLADRRRRALPPGPSSPGTVFMQLDGVGHDLLLAAVGKGLMPTVARWLGEGAGAGRRPTHRLTAWRTDWSSQTGASQLGILHGSNHDVPAFRWYEKAAREVMVCNRPTSAAELQRRAIDRTGDGGLLTADGASRGNLFSGGADEQALVLSIATKRRDRRNRSRAGYFAYFSDPANAVRTALSFIAEVGREIGQATRARARKARPRVSRGGLYPFVRAFATVVERDVVVAAVMGDMFAGRTAVYADLVAYDEVAHHSGPFGRDVEKVLERLDRALALIEKAAEHAPRPYRLVVLSDHGQSPGETFRARYGLGLGDLVRAGCGLPVPRRARRTHSGAEARAAVRAALRRPVEEGGEQHRPSRRRSEPIVLASGNLGLVSFPDVPHRMTKEEIDARHPALLTTLANHPGIGFLLVRSERHGGVVLGAYGAEIPLDRLDDDPGPLEVFGPGAADAVRRTHSFPSTADIMVNSAYDPADGEVLAFEEQIGSHGGLGGAQGRPFLLSPVALSAPVDDGQDLVGAEQVHRVLRRWLREANGPQVPVEAEPQERAA
- a CDS encoding MBL fold metallo-hydrolase, translated to MPVEITWWGHATCTVEDSNVRILTDPLFARRLAHLRRRRGALPAPDSRRADVAVVSHLHADHLHVPSLAGLPEDTRLLVPRGAPGAVPGLRRLTHLRVTEMAPGDVTTVGGVAVRAVPARHDGRRLPVGRHRSPALGYVIEGQVRTYFAGDTGLFDDMAEEVGPVDVALLPVGGWGPYLGEGHLDAGRAAEALARLAPRSAVPVHYGTYWPIGMDAVRPHEFHAPGDEFARLAAERTPGVSVHRLAHGESVRLEVAR
- a CDS encoding DedA family protein; the protein is MTVLAAATTTVTPESTQQAIGYPTLFLLVLIGALVPIVPTGALVSSAAVVAFHQTAPFSLALVFVTASTAAFLGDVTLYWLGRRGLGSKNGSRWLEAIRSRAPEERLAQAQEKLAEHGVAVLVLSRLVPAGRLPVMLACLLAEWTMRRFARGNLPACLAWAVTYQLIGILGGSLFSEPWEGVVAAVALTVLISVAPSLWRRVRSAK
- a CDS encoding MBL fold metallo-hydrolase — its product is MTQQSESTTGRTATTTHKATAKHKTTASTTAQETGDPTGHPSPLATPIPPLAAPRPLGERRVWPRSFHDRLTAPLPGIKTLARFAREGAVRPGREGLADIPLLPFEPGPVPRVGADTVAVSWAGHASWVVQIGGLTVLTDPVWSRRILGTPARITPVGVAWSALPRVDAVVVSHNHYDHLDAPTLRRLPRDTPVFVPAGLAGWFRRRRFTQVTELDWWEAAELSGVRFDFVPAHHWSKRTLVDTCRSLWGGWVLTAPDGQRVYFAGDTGYGHWFTRIGERYPDIDLALLPIGAYDPRWWLSDVHCDPEEAVRAAQDLGARRMAPMHWATFVLSAEPVLEPLTRVRAAWEKAGLDREDLWDLPVGGSRVLKERTDRRPAPGRGELRA
- a CDS encoding aminotransferase class I/II-fold pyridoxal phosphate-dependent enzyme, whose protein sequence is MRRTDPEGHGPVRYGPPLPDDGLPVLPEIAAVLAAAAGRAESEPVGGGTALLEAACGYWGRRGLPTEPEQAVAGPGAPALLLGLTFALGGDVLVPRPCAAWWAPYARLLGRPVFHVATPAECGGVPDPYALLETVRRVRDEGGDPRLLVLSVADDPTATVAPPEVLHETVEAATGEGLHLVSDETWRDTVHAPHDTVLVSPAEMLPEQVTVVTDLAGAHLPPGWPAAVARFPAHNAGNGLHARVLDVLTALGARVAGPVALAAGYALAEPETVTARIGAAVRLHARVAAAAHAAAVGAGALSRPPQAGRHLYVDLGPLRAGLSSHGVGDAQDLEDFLAARLGMPAPGGHRFGDDLAALRVRLSTGALLAGTDEERAECIASPSPLELPHVQRALIHMRSVFDDLRDEAQRREPPR